A genomic region of Verrucomicrobiia bacterium contains the following coding sequences:
- a CDS encoding LEA type 2 family protein, producing MKTLCALLAAAGLLAGCASLPSPEVSLVNVQFSDATAFETTVRFTLRLANETPDTLVLNGGVHKIYVNGLYVGQGLSNEALSLPRLATGTQTVTVHLSNLRLASRLKPLIESKAFAYRIKSTLYATQPAGTIHAISEGHLDLREFQPTRPPAPSF from the coding sequence TCCTCGCCGCGGCCGGCCTGCTGGCCGGTTGCGCGTCGCTCCCCTCCCCCGAGGTCAGCCTCGTCAACGTGCAGTTCAGCGACGCCACGGCGTTTGAAACCACCGTCCGCTTCACCCTCCGCCTCGCCAACGAGACGCCCGACACGCTGGTGCTCAACGGCGGCGTGCACAAAATCTACGTGAACGGCCTTTACGTCGGCCAAGGGCTGAGCAATGAGGCGCTTTCCCTGCCCCGGCTCGCGACGGGCACGCAGACCGTGACGGTCCACCTCAGCAATCTCCGCCTGGCTTCGCGGCTCAAGCCGTTGATTGAATCGAAGGCGTTCGCTTACCGCATCAAGAGCACGCTCTACGCGACGCAGCCCGCCGGAACGATTCATGCCATCAGCGAAGGCCACCTCGATTTGCGGGAGTTTCAACCAACGCGTCCGCCGGCCCCTTCGTTCTGA